AAGGCGTGCTCAATACCACCCAGGATCTGAGTCTGCCGCTATGGGGAATGGAATACGCGGACTTCAGCCTGCACTGGCTGCTGACCAACCCCTACAACAATCAGCTGCGTTTCAAGGCAGCGGGTGATGCTTTGGGGTTGTCAGCCAGGCATCGTTTCACTTCGCTTGAACCGTCGACGCCGCTGACCTTCAGGCTGTTTCTCGGTGACGCGGATCCGTTGGCCGGCGCGAAGCGCTACAAACAGTGGCTGGTCGAAACCGGTCAGTATGAAACCTTACAGAGCAAGCTGGTCAAGACCCCGCAAGCGGCGAAGCTGATCGGTGCGGCGCATGTCTATCTGTGGGGCACCGATCTGCTCGGCCGCGATAATGTGCGTAATTGGCCACTGCTGATTGCCCGACTGCGCGGCCCGGGGCTGCTGGTCAGTGAGCTTCGTGCGGCGATGGATGGTGCAGCGCTGCGGCTGATCGCCAGCGAAACCGTACTCAATCGCTATCAGCAGACGCTGCTGTTGCGCAGCCTCAATCAGGCGTTGAACACTCAGGCGCGCAAAACCTGGCAGGCGCGTGCGGTCCCGGACATGCAGGCGCTGGCCAACGGGTATGCTGATGTGCGCGCGCAACTGGCGGTTGTTCTGACGGATGCGCTGAAGCCTGATGCTTCGAGCTGGGGTAGCACCTTGTCGCGCCTGACCATCGAACGATTACAGAACGCCGGGCTGTCGCGTTTATGGCTGGGACTCGGCGAGGGCTGGGAAGGTGGACTCTGGCACCCGGAGGCAATTCGCGCGGCCGTCGCGGCGGGGTATCTGATCGCCCCGTATGACTCCTATGAAACCGCCCTGCGCCGAGACGAAAATCCGCACTGGACCACCGCGCACCTGGGCGACCTTGCCAATACCGAATGCGCGATCATGCTGCAAAGCGGCGCGCTGAAAAGGGGGTTTCAGCAATCCGGTCACTACACCGATCCGCGATGTGTACGACCGTTGCTGGAGCGGCGCATCAATGCGATCCAGAAGTCCGTAGGATTCAACAGCTGGTTTCTCGACGCTTACGCCGCTGGCATGCTGTTCGACAGTTACCGTCCCGGGGCGCCGATGACCCAGGCGCAGAATGCCGAGGGCAACGTGGCTGCATCGCGCTGGATCAACCATGTATTGCAACTGCCGAGCGGTTCCGAGGACGGCAATGCGGTCACCGCTCAGGGTTTGCTGTTCGCCCATGGCATGCAGACACCGGTAATCGGCTGGGGCGATAGCGAAATGAGCCAGCCGGGCCAATCGGAGTTTTTCGTCGGTCGGTGGTACCCGCCGGAGCAGCCGGCGGTGTTTTTCAAGTCGACCCGGCTGAAGGCTGACTACCGACGCGTTCATTTCGCTCCCGCCAGCCGTCTACCGCTGTATCAGGCGGTATTCCACGGTTCTGTCATCACCAGTCATCACTGGTTGTTCGATAATCTGAAGCTGAGCGATGTGCGGGTGGAAAACGAGCTCACCCAGCTGCTCTACAACGTACCGCCGCTGTACCACCTGAGCGCGGCCAGCCTTGATCAGCGCTTGCCGTTGATTGTGCGTCAGAACCAATTCTTTCGTCCGCTGCACGAACGT
This genomic interval from Pseudomonas koreensis contains the following:
- a CDS encoding glycoside hydrolase — its product is MSTGSGKLRGLLLLALLSLSPVALAEVLLENDLWRVRIDPATLAVRVEPAGRPAVQASAGVLRHKVGGLVRHGNRIDWQWDDGRWALRVVLEQRDLSFSITARAPSEIEFIHQPASAMGQALIWPLAEGRYVPRGDAVWQKFLLAQGVLNTTQDLSLPLWGMEYADFSLHWLLTNPYNNQLRFKAAGDALGLSARHRFTSLEPSTPLTFRLFLGDADPLAGAKRYKQWLVETGQYETLQSKLVKTPQAAKLIGAAHVYLWGTDLLGRDNVRNWPLLIARLRGPGLLVSELRAAMDGAALRLIASETVLNRYQQTLLLRSLNQALNTQARKTWQARAVPDMQALANGYADVRAQLAVVLTDALKPDASSWGSTLSRLTIERLQNAGLSRLWLGLGEGWEGGLWHPEAIRAAVAAGYLIAPYDSYETALRRDENPHWTTAHLGDLANTECAIMLQSGALKRGFQQSGHYTDPRCVRPLLERRINAIQKSVGFNSWFLDAYAAGMLFDSYRPGAPMTQAQNAEGNVAASRWINHVLQLPSGSEDGNAVTAQGLLFAHGMQTPVIGWGDSEMSQPGQSEFFVGRWYPPEQPAVFFKSTRLKADYRRVHFAPASRLPLYQAVFHGSVITSHHWLFDNLKLSDVRVENELTQLLYNVPPLYHLSAASLDQRLPLIVRQNQFFRPLHERLATQALTAFDWLSEDRLLQQTTFADGTRLLANFDAAPRNWLGRTLLAQSLTALLPDGSDSQYQVQAAP